One window of Oncorhynchus kisutch isolate 150728-3 unplaced genomic scaffold, Okis_V2 Okis05a-Okis16b_hom, whole genome shotgun sequence genomic DNA carries:
- the LOC116352803 gene encoding leucine-rich repeat flightless-interacting protein 2-like isoform X16, protein MGTQITGTGRKRIPNRERLTAEDDALNQIAREAEARLAAKRAARAEAREIRMKELERQQKEMYQSQKKYYGLDNKWGHIEQWMEESERYSSRPSRRHTSISDDEERMSVGSRGSLRRNFSSDLYCSSNSLPSLRHQNSTQNGRPSMLFIDGPRTQSHRGSVCDEAVQSSTRRFSGSISRGPSDYSGFLGSNSRASSRASSARASPVVEERSDRDFLEKGSRTASTLSAATLASLGGPSSRRGSCDTSISVETEASIREIKDSLVESEEKYRKAMVSNAQLHNEKSNLMYQVDTLKDSLIELEEQLYESKREYNDKAKEFERERHAHSVLQRQFNEMRETLKQSEELLTEVGQLRLKRDSCVREISDLQETLGWKEKKIGALERQREFSDAGMQDERDKLRDQVVHLKDTLKKHGIVLSPEVTTNGDAGQMIDGPRSADSTSRLAQESQPSHGGESMLEVRLRKIVDERESLADQVKRLKSQLEGKQRNGTEGLSPEEDGLENGMDPHILDLQRDANRQISDLKFKLVKSEQEVTALEQNIIRLEGQVTRYKSASESAEKVEDELKVEKRKLQRELRSALDRIDELEASNSHLAKRLEKMKANRSALLAQQ, encoded by the exons GCTGAGGCGAGACTGGCAGCGAAGCGGGCGGCCAGAGCAGAGGCACGGGAGATACGCATGAAGGAACTGGAGAGACAGCAGAaagag ATGTATCAAAGCCAGAAG AAATACTATGGTCTGGACAACAAATGGGGCCACATTGAGCAGTGGATG gaggagagtgagaggtaCTCCTCCCGTCCTTCACGGAGACACACGTCG ATCTCAGACGATGAGGAACGGATGTCAGTGGGGAGCCGAGGAAGCCTTAGG AGAAACTTCTCATCTGATCTGTACTGCAGCTCCAACAGTCTCCCCTCACTCAGACATCAAAATTCCACTCAAAATGGCCGG CCCTCCATGCTCTTTATTGATGGCCCACGCACCCAGAGTCACAGG GGCTCTGTGTGTGACGAGGCTGTGCAGAGTAGCACACGGCGCTTTAGTGGCTCCATCTCTCGCGGT CCTTCAGACTACAGTGGTTTTCTGGGCTCCAACTCTCGGGCCTCGTCCAGGGCCAGCTCTGCCCGTGCCAGCCCAGTG GTGGAGGAGAGATCAGACAGGGACTTCCTGGAAAAG GGTTCCAGGACTGCCTCTACCCTCTCAGCAGCCACTCTAGCATCGCTGGGAGGGCCCTCCTCTCGCAGAGGCAGCTGTGACACCTCTAtctcagtagagacagaggcGTCCATTCGAGAGATAAAG GACTCCCTGGTGGAGTCTGAGGAGAAGTACCGTAAGGCCATGGTGTCCAACGCCCAGCTACACAACGAGAAGTCCAACCTCATGTACCAGGTGGACACGCTGAAGGACTCGCTCATTGAGCTGGAGGAGCAGCTGTACGAGTCTAAACGAGAGTACAACGACAAGGCCAAGGAGTTTGAGAGGGAGAGGCACGCCCACAGTGTTCTGCAGCGCCAGTTTAACGAGATGAGAGAGACGCTGAAACAGAGTGAAGAACTGTTAACC GAGGTGGGCCAGCTCCGTCTCAAACGGGACAGCTGTGTTAGGGAGATCTCCGACCTGCAGGAGACCCTCGGATGGAAGGAGAAAAAGATTGGG GCCTTAGAGAGGCAGAGGGAATTCTCAGACGCCGGCATGCAGGATGAGCGGGATAAGCTCAGGGATCAGGTGGTCCACCTCAAAGACACTCTGAAG AAACATGGGATAGTGCTGTCACCTGAAGTAACCACCAATGGGGATGCAGGACAGATGATTGACGGGCCTCGCAGTGCAGACTCTACCTCCCGATTGGCTCAGGAGTCCCAGCCGTCTCATGGTGGGGAGAGCATGCTTG AAGTCAGACTGAGGAAAATAGTTGATGAGAGGGAGAGTTTAGCTGATCAGGTGAAGAGGCTGAAGTCTCAGCTGGAGGGGAAACAGAGGAACGGGACCGAGGGTTTGAGTCCTGAGGAGGACGGACTTGAGAACGGCATGGACCCCCACATCCTCGACTTACAGA GGGATGCCAACCGGCAAATCAGTGACCTCAAGTTTAAACTGGTGAAATCAGAACAGGAAGTCACAGCCCTGGAACAGAAT ATCATCCGGTTGGAGGGTCAGGTGACTCGTTACAAGTCGGCCTCTGAGAGCGCAGAGAAAGTAGAGGACGAGCTCAAAGTGGAGAAACGCAAGCTACAGAGAGAG CTGAGGTCTGCCCTGGACAGGATTGATGAGCTGGAGGCCAGTAACAGCCACCTGGCCAAGCGCCTGGAGAAGATGAAGGCTAATCGGAGCGCCCTATTGGCCCAGCAGTGA
- the LOC116352803 gene encoding uncharacterized protein LOC116352803 isoform X11 — translation MGTQITGTGRKRIPNRERLTAEDDALNQIAREAEARLAAKRAARAEAREIRMKELERQQKEEESERYSSRPSRRHTSISDDEERMSVGSRGSLRPSDYSGFLGSNSRASSRASSARASPVVEERSDRDFLEKGSRTASTLSAATLASLGGPSSRRGSCDTSISVETEASIREIKDSLVESEEKYRKAMVSNAQLHNEKSNLMYQVDTLKDSLIELEEQLYESKREYNDKAKEFERERHAHSVLQRQFNEMRETLKQSEELLTEVGQLRLKRDSCVREISDLQETLGWKEKKIGALERQREFSDAGMQDERDKLRDQVVHLKDTLKKHGIVLSPEVTTNGDAGQMIDGPRSADSTSRLAQESQPSHGGESMLGEAPEMQLDHGEVRTPGGGRLLHEADNYSHDQERALLEIESSDKLNQDKLNDSLQQQTDTKAEQSKYCDQETQVDVAVPEEAILVHFGDKETRIEYEVEKPQYCDTETLVEPAELEGAILVQKEYTDGGSDNGEGLNQRGFEPESQEQAENEENSGESNKDAVPVSGGTDGQCEENTHLEKGWENTELLTAVSTHFEEQDISGPTLCDETEATLSQIQRDLQGENTQEYDPGTKGQVIPENSRITESEMIKMILRISVCLGEAKTSPNQISQGSLKKTETIGMEMKNHPGHPAEHQAETGQVTSTGTSAISSTVSIELFISECPDEVGIKTDQLIINTLSEFEKDTHNSLELQQHKNDHFSTEIVPKITDSDRQKLSERVEELESSSVESKPDQIWQESVCGMKEDEPNTKELQAKESPSTIADKTVTPIITEEGKTRLDQQVIPDLPERLETSLENTLPGVQGDQKMDVAESREKQGCTCKCTCKQSESDQVLTENSLDVALTQRISDSSGEVISDRTEAVEPSPDRIQSESPSCVEREEWCIIEENIYEENLQQEAIQEEQQTEQGEASTSSPAGGDNELNDGASAGYIDSCEEAVLLVKEEETYLPVEEEHISSSPGPSALGQEIQPLPEAVEEGRERPPVEEAQKQESGVRKGQRGNRKGRGKDPCRVN, via the exons GCTGAGGCGAGACTGGCAGCGAAGCGGGCGGCCAGAGCAGAGGCACGGGAGATACGCATGAAGGAACTGGAGAGACAGCAGAaagag gaggagagtgagaggtaCTCCTCCCGTCCTTCACGGAGACACACGTCG ATCTCAGACGATGAGGAACGGATGTCAGTGGGGAGCCGAGGAAGCCTTAGG CCTTCAGACTACAGTGGTTTTCTGGGCTCCAACTCTCGGGCCTCGTCCAGGGCCAGCTCTGCCCGTGCCAGCCCAGTG GTGGAGGAGAGATCAGACAGGGACTTCCTGGAAAAG GGTTCCAGGACTGCCTCTACCCTCTCAGCAGCCACTCTAGCATCGCTGGGAGGGCCCTCCTCTCGCAGAGGCAGCTGTGACACCTCTAtctcagtagagacagaggcGTCCATTCGAGAGATAAAG GACTCCCTGGTGGAGTCTGAGGAGAAGTACCGTAAGGCCATGGTGTCCAACGCCCAGCTACACAACGAGAAGTCCAACCTCATGTACCAGGTGGACACGCTGAAGGACTCGCTCATTGAGCTGGAGGAGCAGCTGTACGAGTCTAAACGAGAGTACAACGACAAGGCCAAGGAGTTTGAGAGGGAGAGGCACGCCCACAGTGTTCTGCAGCGCCAGTTTAACGAGATGAGAGAGACGCTGAAACAGAGTGAAGAACTGTTAACC GAGGTGGGCCAGCTCCGTCTCAAACGGGACAGCTGTGTTAGGGAGATCTCCGACCTGCAGGAGACCCTCGGATGGAAGGAGAAAAAGATTGGG GCCTTAGAGAGGCAGAGGGAATTCTCAGACGCCGGCATGCAGGATGAGCGGGATAAGCTCAGGGATCAGGTGGTCCACCTCAAAGACACTCTGAAG AAACATGGGATAGTGCTGTCACCTGAAGTAACCACCAATGGGGATGCAGGACAGATGATTGACGGGCCTCGCAGTGCAGACTCTACCTCCCGATTGGCTCAGGAGTCCCAGCCGTCTCATGGTGGGGAGAGCATGCTTG GCGAAGCACCAGAGATGCAGTTGGACCATGGCGAGGTGAGGACACCAGGGGGAGGCAGACTTCTACATGAGGCTGACAACTACTCACATGACCAGGAGAGGGCACTACTGGAGATAGAATCTTCGGACAAGTTGAACCAAGACAAGTTGAATGACAGCCTGCAGCAACAAACAGACACTAAAGCAGAGCAGTCCAAGTACTGTGACCAAGAGACCCAGGTGGATGTTGCTGTACCTGAAGAAGCCATTTTGGTGCATTTTGGTGACAAAGAGACTCGGATTGAATATGAAGTAGAGAAACCCCAATACTGCGACACAGAAACTCTGGTGGAACCTGCTGAACTTGAGGGAGCCATTTTGGTTCAAAAGGAATATACAGATGGTGGCAGTGACAATGGAGAGGGGTTGAATCAAAGAGGATTTGAACCAGAATCCCAGGAACAGGCAGAGAATGAGGAAAACAGTGGAGAAAGTAACAAGGACGCTGTACCAGTAAGCGGTGGCACTGACGGACAATGTGAGGAAAACACACACCTTGAGAAAGGATGGGAAAACACAGAGCTTCTCACAGCTGTGTCTACTCACTTTGAAGAACAGGACATCTCTGGCCCAACTCTCTGTGATGAGACAGAGGCAACTCTTAGTCAAATCCAACGTGACCTGCAAGGAGAGAACACCCAGGAGTATGATCCTGGGACTAAAGGTCAAGTCATTCCAGAAAACTCAAGGATCACGGAATCTGAGATGATTAAGATGATTCTGAGGATTTCTGTATGTCTAGGGGAGGCAAAGACCAGCCCAAATCAGATCTCTCAAGGATCATTAAAGAAAACAGAAACAATAGGGATGGAGATGAAGAATCATCCAGGGCATCCTGCAGAGCATCAGGCAGAGACTGGCCAAGTAACATCTACTGGAACATCTGCTATCTCATCTACAGTCTCTATTGAACTGTTTATCTCTGAATGTCCTGACGAGGTTGGAATCAAGACAGATCAGCTCATAATAAACACTTTAAGTGAATTTGAGAAAGACACACATAATTCTCTAGAACTTCAGCAACATAAGAATGATCATTTCAGTACAGAAATTGTGCCAAAGATCACAGACTCTGACAGACAGAAATTATCTGAGAGGGTTGAAGAGCTGGAGTCGAGTTCAGTGGAGAGCAAGCCAGATCAGATTTGGCAGGAATCTGTATGTGGCATGAAGGAAGATGAACCAAATACTAAAGAGCTTCAAGCAAAGGAGTCCCCATCCACTATCGCTGACAAAACGGTTACACCTATCATAACAGAGGAGGGGAAGACTAGACTAGACCAACAGGTGATCCCTGATTTACCAGAGAGGCTAGAGACCAGCTTAGAAAATACCTTACCAGGTGTTCAAGGTGATCAGAAGATGGATGTAGCAGAATCAAGGGAGAAACAAGGATGTACCTGTAAATGTACATGTAAACAATCCGAGAGTGATCAAGTACTGACGGAGAACTCACTGGATGTAGCTCTAACTCAGAGGATCAGCGACTCTAGTGGAGAGGTTATCTCAGACAGGACTGAGGCGGTAGAGCCCAGCCCAGACAGGATCCAATCAGAATCACCCAGttgtgtagagagagaagaatgGTGCATCATTGAGGAGAACATCTATGAGGAGAATCTCCAGCAGGAAGCCATTCAGGAGGAGCAACAGACAGAACAGGGGGAGGCTTCAACAAGTTCACCAGCAGGGGGAGACAATGAGTTAAACGATGGGGCCTCAGCTggatatatagacagttgtgaagaagccGTTCTACTTGTGAAAGAGGAGGAAACCTATCTACCTGTAGAAGAAGAGCACATCAGCTCCTCACCCGGACCCTCGGCACTTGGCCAAGAGATACAGCCATTACCCGAGgcggtggaggaggggagagagcgcCCCCCAGTGGAAGAAGCCCAGAAACAGGAGAGCGGTGTAAGAAAGGGACAAAGGGGCAATAGGAAGGGCAGGGGCAAAGATCCTTGCAGAGTAAACTAG
- the LOC116352803 gene encoding uncharacterized protein LOC116352803 isoform X14 codes for MGTQITGTGRKRIPNRERLTAEDDALNQIAREAEARLAAKRAARAEAREIRMKELERQQKEISDDEERMSVGSRGSLRVEERSDRDFLEKGSRTASTLSAATLASLGGPSSRRGSCDTSISVETEASIREIKDSLVESEEKYRKAMVSNAQLHNEKSNLMYQVDTLKDSLIELEEQLYESKREYNDKAKEFERERHAHSVLQRQFNEMRETLKQSEELLTEVGQLRLKRDSCVREISDLQETLGWKEKKIGALERQREFSDAGMQDERDKLRDQVVHLKDTLKKHGIVLSPEVTTNGDAGQMIDGPRSADSTSRLAQESQPSHGGESMLGEAPEMQLDHGEVRTPGGGRLLHEADNYSHDQERALLEIESSDKLNQDKLNDSLQQQTDTKAEQSKYCDQETQVDVAVPEEAILVHFGDKETRIEYEVEKPQYCDTETLVEPAELEGAILVQKEYTDGGSDNGEGLNQRGFEPESQEQAENEENSGESNKDAVPVSGGTDGQCEENTHLEKGWENTELLTAVSTHFEEQDISGPTLCDETEATLSQIQRDLQGENTQEYDPGTKGQVIPENSRITESEMIKMILRISVCLGEAKTSPNQISQGSLKKTETIGMEMKNHPGHPAEHQAETGQVTSTGTSAISSTVSIELFISECPDEVGIKTDQLIINTLSEFEKDTHNSLELQQHKNDHFSTEIVPKITDSDRQKLSERVEELESSSVESKPDQIWQESVCGMKEDEPNTKELQAKESPSTIADKTVTPIITEEGKTRLDQQVIPDLPERLETSLENTLPGVQGDQKMDVAESREKQGCTCKCTCKQSESDQVLTENSLDVALTQRISDSSGEVISDRTEAVEPSPDRIQSESPSCVEREEWCIIEENIYEENLQQEAIQEEQQTEQGEASTSSPAGGDNELNDGASAGYIDSCEEAVLLVKEEETYLPVEEEHISSSPGPSALGQEIQPLPEAVEEGRERPPVEEAQKQESGVRKGQRGNRKGRGKDPCRVN; via the exons GCTGAGGCGAGACTGGCAGCGAAGCGGGCGGCCAGAGCAGAGGCACGGGAGATACGCATGAAGGAACTGGAGAGACAGCAGAaagag ATCTCAGACGATGAGGAACGGATGTCAGTGGGGAGCCGAGGAAGCCTTAGG GTGGAGGAGAGATCAGACAGGGACTTCCTGGAAAAG GGTTCCAGGACTGCCTCTACCCTCTCAGCAGCCACTCTAGCATCGCTGGGAGGGCCCTCCTCTCGCAGAGGCAGCTGTGACACCTCTAtctcagtagagacagaggcGTCCATTCGAGAGATAAAG GACTCCCTGGTGGAGTCTGAGGAGAAGTACCGTAAGGCCATGGTGTCCAACGCCCAGCTACACAACGAGAAGTCCAACCTCATGTACCAGGTGGACACGCTGAAGGACTCGCTCATTGAGCTGGAGGAGCAGCTGTACGAGTCTAAACGAGAGTACAACGACAAGGCCAAGGAGTTTGAGAGGGAGAGGCACGCCCACAGTGTTCTGCAGCGCCAGTTTAACGAGATGAGAGAGACGCTGAAACAGAGTGAAGAACTGTTAACC GAGGTGGGCCAGCTCCGTCTCAAACGGGACAGCTGTGTTAGGGAGATCTCCGACCTGCAGGAGACCCTCGGATGGAAGGAGAAAAAGATTGGG GCCTTAGAGAGGCAGAGGGAATTCTCAGACGCCGGCATGCAGGATGAGCGGGATAAGCTCAGGGATCAGGTGGTCCACCTCAAAGACACTCTGAAG AAACATGGGATAGTGCTGTCACCTGAAGTAACCACCAATGGGGATGCAGGACAGATGATTGACGGGCCTCGCAGTGCAGACTCTACCTCCCGATTGGCTCAGGAGTCCCAGCCGTCTCATGGTGGGGAGAGCATGCTTG GCGAAGCACCAGAGATGCAGTTGGACCATGGCGAGGTGAGGACACCAGGGGGAGGCAGACTTCTACATGAGGCTGACAACTACTCACATGACCAGGAGAGGGCACTACTGGAGATAGAATCTTCGGACAAGTTGAACCAAGACAAGTTGAATGACAGCCTGCAGCAACAAACAGACACTAAAGCAGAGCAGTCCAAGTACTGTGACCAAGAGACCCAGGTGGATGTTGCTGTACCTGAAGAAGCCATTTTGGTGCATTTTGGTGACAAAGAGACTCGGATTGAATATGAAGTAGAGAAACCCCAATACTGCGACACAGAAACTCTGGTGGAACCTGCTGAACTTGAGGGAGCCATTTTGGTTCAAAAGGAATATACAGATGGTGGCAGTGACAATGGAGAGGGGTTGAATCAAAGAGGATTTGAACCAGAATCCCAGGAACAGGCAGAGAATGAGGAAAACAGTGGAGAAAGTAACAAGGACGCTGTACCAGTAAGCGGTGGCACTGACGGACAATGTGAGGAAAACACACACCTTGAGAAAGGATGGGAAAACACAGAGCTTCTCACAGCTGTGTCTACTCACTTTGAAGAACAGGACATCTCTGGCCCAACTCTCTGTGATGAGACAGAGGCAACTCTTAGTCAAATCCAACGTGACCTGCAAGGAGAGAACACCCAGGAGTATGATCCTGGGACTAAAGGTCAAGTCATTCCAGAAAACTCAAGGATCACGGAATCTGAGATGATTAAGATGATTCTGAGGATTTCTGTATGTCTAGGGGAGGCAAAGACCAGCCCAAATCAGATCTCTCAAGGATCATTAAAGAAAACAGAAACAATAGGGATGGAGATGAAGAATCATCCAGGGCATCCTGCAGAGCATCAGGCAGAGACTGGCCAAGTAACATCTACTGGAACATCTGCTATCTCATCTACAGTCTCTATTGAACTGTTTATCTCTGAATGTCCTGACGAGGTTGGAATCAAGACAGATCAGCTCATAATAAACACTTTAAGTGAATTTGAGAAAGACACACATAATTCTCTAGAACTTCAGCAACATAAGAATGATCATTTCAGTACAGAAATTGTGCCAAAGATCACAGACTCTGACAGACAGAAATTATCTGAGAGGGTTGAAGAGCTGGAGTCGAGTTCAGTGGAGAGCAAGCCAGATCAGATTTGGCAGGAATCTGTATGTGGCATGAAGGAAGATGAACCAAATACTAAAGAGCTTCAAGCAAAGGAGTCCCCATCCACTATCGCTGACAAAACGGTTACACCTATCATAACAGAGGAGGGGAAGACTAGACTAGACCAACAGGTGATCCCTGATTTACCAGAGAGGCTAGAGACCAGCTTAGAAAATACCTTACCAGGTGTTCAAGGTGATCAGAAGATGGATGTAGCAGAATCAAGGGAGAAACAAGGATGTACCTGTAAATGTACATGTAAACAATCCGAGAGTGATCAAGTACTGACGGAGAACTCACTGGATGTAGCTCTAACTCAGAGGATCAGCGACTCTAGTGGAGAGGTTATCTCAGACAGGACTGAGGCGGTAGAGCCCAGCCCAGACAGGATCCAATCAGAATCACCCAGttgtgtagagagagaagaatgGTGCATCATTGAGGAGAACATCTATGAGGAGAATCTCCAGCAGGAAGCCATTCAGGAGGAGCAACAGACAGAACAGGGGGAGGCTTCAACAAGTTCACCAGCAGGGGGAGACAATGAGTTAAACGATGGGGCCTCAGCTggatatatagacagttgtgaagaagccGTTCTACTTGTGAAAGAGGAGGAAACCTATCTACCTGTAGAAGAAGAGCACATCAGCTCCTCACCCGGACCCTCGGCACTTGGCCAAGAGATACAGCCATTACCCGAGgcggtggaggaggggagagagcgcCCCCCAGTGGAAGAAGCCCAGAAACAGGAGAGCGGTGTAAGAAAGGGACAAAGGGGCAATAGGAAGGGCAGGGGCAAAGATCCTTGCAGAGTAAACTAG
- the LOC116352803 gene encoding uncharacterized protein LOC116352803 isoform X13, translated as MGTQITGTGRKRIPNRERLTAEDDALNQIAREAEARLAAKRAARAEAREIRMKELERQQKEEESERYSSRPSRRHTSISDDEERMSVGSRGSLRVEERSDRDFLEKGSRTASTLSAATLASLGGPSSRRGSCDTSISVETEASIREIKDSLVESEEKYRKAMVSNAQLHNEKSNLMYQVDTLKDSLIELEEQLYESKREYNDKAKEFERERHAHSVLQRQFNEMRETLKQSEELLTEVGQLRLKRDSCVREISDLQETLGWKEKKIGALERQREFSDAGMQDERDKLRDQVVHLKDTLKKHGIVLSPEVTTNGDAGQMIDGPRSADSTSRLAQESQPSHGGESMLGEAPEMQLDHGEVRTPGGGRLLHEADNYSHDQERALLEIESSDKLNQDKLNDSLQQQTDTKAEQSKYCDQETQVDVAVPEEAILVHFGDKETRIEYEVEKPQYCDTETLVEPAELEGAILVQKEYTDGGSDNGEGLNQRGFEPESQEQAENEENSGESNKDAVPVSGGTDGQCEENTHLEKGWENTELLTAVSTHFEEQDISGPTLCDETEATLSQIQRDLQGENTQEYDPGTKGQVIPENSRITESEMIKMILRISVCLGEAKTSPNQISQGSLKKTETIGMEMKNHPGHPAEHQAETGQVTSTGTSAISSTVSIELFISECPDEVGIKTDQLIINTLSEFEKDTHNSLELQQHKNDHFSTEIVPKITDSDRQKLSERVEELESSSVESKPDQIWQESVCGMKEDEPNTKELQAKESPSTIADKTVTPIITEEGKTRLDQQVIPDLPERLETSLENTLPGVQGDQKMDVAESREKQGCTCKCTCKQSESDQVLTENSLDVALTQRISDSSGEVISDRTEAVEPSPDRIQSESPSCVEREEWCIIEENIYEENLQQEAIQEEQQTEQGEASTSSPAGGDNELNDGASAGYIDSCEEAVLLVKEEETYLPVEEEHISSSPGPSALGQEIQPLPEAVEEGRERPPVEEAQKQESGVRKGQRGNRKGRGKDPCRVN; from the exons GCTGAGGCGAGACTGGCAGCGAAGCGGGCGGCCAGAGCAGAGGCACGGGAGATACGCATGAAGGAACTGGAGAGACAGCAGAaagag gaggagagtgagaggtaCTCCTCCCGTCCTTCACGGAGACACACGTCG ATCTCAGACGATGAGGAACGGATGTCAGTGGGGAGCCGAGGAAGCCTTAGG GTGGAGGAGAGATCAGACAGGGACTTCCTGGAAAAG GGTTCCAGGACTGCCTCTACCCTCTCAGCAGCCACTCTAGCATCGCTGGGAGGGCCCTCCTCTCGCAGAGGCAGCTGTGACACCTCTAtctcagtagagacagaggcGTCCATTCGAGAGATAAAG GACTCCCTGGTGGAGTCTGAGGAGAAGTACCGTAAGGCCATGGTGTCCAACGCCCAGCTACACAACGAGAAGTCCAACCTCATGTACCAGGTGGACACGCTGAAGGACTCGCTCATTGAGCTGGAGGAGCAGCTGTACGAGTCTAAACGAGAGTACAACGACAAGGCCAAGGAGTTTGAGAGGGAGAGGCACGCCCACAGTGTTCTGCAGCGCCAGTTTAACGAGATGAGAGAGACGCTGAAACAGAGTGAAGAACTGTTAACC GAGGTGGGCCAGCTCCGTCTCAAACGGGACAGCTGTGTTAGGGAGATCTCCGACCTGCAGGAGACCCTCGGATGGAAGGAGAAAAAGATTGGG GCCTTAGAGAGGCAGAGGGAATTCTCAGACGCCGGCATGCAGGATGAGCGGGATAAGCTCAGGGATCAGGTGGTCCACCTCAAAGACACTCTGAAG AAACATGGGATAGTGCTGTCACCTGAAGTAACCACCAATGGGGATGCAGGACAGATGATTGACGGGCCTCGCAGTGCAGACTCTACCTCCCGATTGGCTCAGGAGTCCCAGCCGTCTCATGGTGGGGAGAGCATGCTTG GCGAAGCACCAGAGATGCAGTTGGACCATGGCGAGGTGAGGACACCAGGGGGAGGCAGACTTCTACATGAGGCTGACAACTACTCACATGACCAGGAGAGGGCACTACTGGAGATAGAATCTTCGGACAAGTTGAACCAAGACAAGTTGAATGACAGCCTGCAGCAACAAACAGACACTAAAGCAGAGCAGTCCAAGTACTGTGACCAAGAGACCCAGGTGGATGTTGCTGTACCTGAAGAAGCCATTTTGGTGCATTTTGGTGACAAAGAGACTCGGATTGAATATGAAGTAGAGAAACCCCAATACTGCGACACAGAAACTCTGGTGGAACCTGCTGAACTTGAGGGAGCCATTTTGGTTCAAAAGGAATATACAGATGGTGGCAGTGACAATGGAGAGGGGTTGAATCAAAGAGGATTTGAACCAGAATCCCAGGAACAGGCAGAGAATGAGGAAAACAGTGGAGAAAGTAACAAGGACGCTGTACCAGTAAGCGGTGGCACTGACGGACAATGTGAGGAAAACACACACCTTGAGAAAGGATGGGAAAACACAGAGCTTCTCACAGCTGTGTCTACTCACTTTGAAGAACAGGACATCTCTGGCCCAACTCTCTGTGATGAGACAGAGGCAACTCTTAGTCAAATCCAACGTGACCTGCAAGGAGAGAACACCCAGGAGTATGATCCTGGGACTAAAGGTCAAGTCATTCCAGAAAACTCAAGGATCACGGAATCTGAGATGATTAAGATGATTCTGAGGATTTCTGTATGTCTAGGGGAGGCAAAGACCAGCCCAAATCAGATCTCTCAAGGATCATTAAAGAAAACAGAAACAATAGGGATGGAGATGAAGAATCATCCAGGGCATCCTGCAGAGCATCAGGCAGAGACTGGCCAAGTAACATCTACTGGAACATCTGCTATCTCATCTACAGTCTCTATTGAACTGTTTATCTCTGAATGTCCTGACGAGGTTGGAATCAAGACAGATCAGCTCATAATAAACACTTTAAGTGAATTTGAGAAAGACACACATAATTCTCTAGAACTTCAGCAACATAAGAATGATCATTTCAGTACAGAAATTGTGCCAAAGATCACAGACTCTGACAGACAGAAATTATCTGAGAGGGTTGAAGAGCTGGAGTCGAGTTCAGTGGAGAGCAAGCCAGATCAGATTTGGCAGGAATCTGTATGTGGCATGAAGGAAGATGAACCAAATACTAAAGAGCTTCAAGCAAAGGAGTCCCCATCCACTATCGCTGACAAAACGGTTACACCTATCATAACAGAGGAGGGGAAGACTAGACTAGACCAACAGGTGATCCCTGATTTACCAGAGAGGCTAGAGACCAGCTTAGAAAATACCTTACCAGGTGTTCAAGGTGATCAGAAGATGGATGTAGCAGAATCAAGGGAGAAACAAGGATGTACCTGTAAATGTACATGTAAACAATCCGAGAGTGATCAAGTACTGACGGAGAACTCACTGGATGTAGCTCTAACTCAGAGGATCAGCGACTCTAGTGGAGAGGTTATCTCAGACAGGACTGAGGCGGTAGAGCCCAGCCCAGACAGGATCCAATCAGAATCACCCAGttgtgtagagagagaagaatgGTGCATCATTGAGGAGAACATCTATGAGGAGAATCTCCAGCAGGAAGCCATTCAGGAGGAGCAACAGACAGAACAGGGGGAGGCTTCAACAAGTTCACCAGCAGGGGGAGACAATGAGTTAAACGATGGGGCCTCAGCTggatatatagacagttgtgaagaagccGTTCTACTTGTGAAAGAGGAGGAAACCTATCTACCTGTAGAAGAAGAGCACATCAGCTCCTCACCCGGACCCTCGGCACTTGGCCAAGAGATACAGCCATTACCCGAGgcggtggaggaggggagagagcgcCCCCCAGTGGAAGAAGCCCAGAAACAGGAGAGCGGTGTAAGAAAGGGACAAAGGGGCAATAGGAAGGGCAGGGGCAAAGATCCTTGCAGAGTAAACTAG